One region of Intestinimonas massiliensis (ex Afouda et al. 2020) genomic DNA includes:
- a CDS encoding PucR family transcriptional regulator, which translates to MSSRIFQSVVLQMKDSTDRAVGVIDSEGTVVACNELTCIGEKWAGAVEVINGSDAETVKYSGNTFKPLAGWSSQFDYAAFARGEDELAQMVCAMAAVALNGAKAYYEEKHDKATFVKNIISDNILLGDIYVRAKELHFVSEVPRAVFLVRQVGSTDMAAMDVVQSLFPDKQVDFVLSTSETDITLIKQLPDGTDGKEIYKIAKQVEEALEGELNLKVVIGIGTVVGHIRELARAYKEAQVAIEVGKVFDTEKSIINYENLGIGRLIYQLPTTLCEMFLQEVFKKNPIDSLDQETLFTINKFFENNLNVSETARKLFVHRNTLVYRLEKIKKLTGLDLREFDDAITFKVALMVKKYLVSRGIES; encoded by the coding sequence ATGTCCAGCAGGATTTTTCAGAGCGTTGTGCTCCAGATGAAGGACAGCACAGACCGGGCCGTGGGCGTCATCGACTCGGAGGGCACCGTGGTCGCCTGCAACGAGCTCACCTGTATCGGGGAAAAGTGGGCCGGGGCGGTGGAGGTCATCAACGGCTCCGATGCAGAGACGGTGAAGTATTCCGGCAATACCTTCAAGCCCCTGGCGGGCTGGAGCTCCCAGTTCGACTACGCCGCCTTTGCGCGGGGGGAGGACGAGCTGGCGCAGATGGTGTGTGCCATGGCGGCGGTGGCCCTCAACGGCGCCAAGGCCTACTACGAGGAAAAGCACGATAAGGCCACCTTTGTCAAAAATATTATCTCGGACAACATCCTGCTGGGCGATATCTACGTCCGTGCCAAAGAGCTGCACTTTGTGTCCGAGGTCCCCCGCGCCGTGTTCCTGGTCCGCCAGGTGGGCAGCACGGATATGGCGGCCATGGACGTGGTGCAGAGCCTGTTCCCGGACAAGCAGGTGGATTTTGTCCTCTCCACCAGCGAGACCGACATCACCCTCATCAAGCAGCTCCCCGACGGCACCGACGGCAAGGAGATCTACAAGATCGCCAAGCAGGTGGAGGAGGCCCTGGAGGGCGAGCTCAACCTGAAGGTGGTCATCGGCATCGGCACCGTGGTGGGCCACATCCGGGAACTGGCCCGGGCCTATAAGGAGGCCCAGGTGGCCATCGAGGTGGGCAAGGTGTTTGACACCGAGAAGTCCATCATCAATTATGAGAACCTGGGCATCGGCCGTCTCATCTACCAGCTTCCCACCACCCTGTGTGAGATGTTCCTCCAGGAGGTCTTTAAGAAGAACCCCATCGACTCCCTGGACCAGGAGACCCTGTTCACCATCAACAAGTTCTTCGAGAACAACCTGAACGTCTCCGAGACCGCCCGGAAGCTTTTCGTCCACCGCAACACTCTGGTCTACCGCCTGGAGAAGATCAAGAAGCTCACCGGGCTGGATTTGCGGGAGTTCGACGACGCCATCACCTTCAAGGTGGCCCTGATGGTCAAGAAGTATCTGGTCTCCCGCGGCATCGAATCCTGA
- the ftsE gene encoding cell division ATP-binding protein FtsE, producing MIRLIDIQKTYDNGTRALKGVSMRIDDGEFVFLVGPSGSGKSTIIKLITGEIAPSEGRLMVNGYNMNTIRPKQVPGMRRTLGVIFQDFRLIEKKTVEENLTFVMRVVGASPREIKKRIPYVLQLVGLDHKGDRLPSELSGGEQQRVAIARALVNNPSVIIADEPTGNLDPQRSLEIMMLLEKINELGTTMLVVTHEKELVNRFAKRVVAIESGRVISDGMGGYYNNETV from the coding sequence ATGATACGGCTCATTGACATACAAAAGACCTATGACAACGGCACCCGGGCTCTGAAAGGCGTCTCCATGCGCATTGACGACGGGGAGTTCGTCTTTTTGGTGGGGCCTTCCGGCTCCGGCAAGTCCACCATCATCAAGCTCATCACCGGGGAGATCGCCCCCAGCGAGGGGCGGCTGATGGTGAACGGCTACAATATGAACACCATCCGTCCCAAGCAGGTGCCCGGTATGCGCCGGACCCTGGGGGTCATTTTTCAGGACTTCCGGCTCATTGAGAAGAAAACGGTGGAGGAGAACCTCACCTTCGTCATGCGGGTGGTGGGGGCCTCACCCCGGGAGATCAAGAAGCGCATCCCGTACGTGCTGCAGCTTGTGGGGCTGGACCACAAGGGGGACCGGCTCCCCTCGGAGCTCTCCGGCGGCGAGCAGCAGCGCGTGGCCATCGCCCGGGCGCTGGTGAACAACCCCAGCGTTATCATCGCCGACGAGCCCACCGGCAATCTCGATCCCCAGCGGTCCCTGGAGATCATGATGCTGTTGGAGAAGATCAACGAGCTGGGCACCACCATGCTGGTGGTCACCCACGAGAAGGAACTGGTCAACCGCTTTGCCAAGCGGGTGGTGGCCATCGAGAGCGGCCGGGTCATCAGCGACGGAATGGGTGGGTACTACAACAATGAGACAGTTTAA
- the ftsX gene encoding permease-like cell division protein FtsX encodes MRQFNMGYHLREGFRSIFTHGLMSFAAVCMILACLIIMGSFSLVAINIDNTLGRYEAENEFIAYIDETLAEDEARALQSKLEAIPNVSSVTFMTAGEALERYTERYTDSETRELFDGMDDSVLRHRYRIHVDDLEQMGETVRQVEAVSGVAKVQWEQAISDGFVALRNVASAVAFILIAMLLVISLFIIANTIKLATFHRREEIAIMKMCGATNWFVRWPFIFEGMLLGLMGAILAFFLQWGLYTIIVQAIDGFGGLQLVAIIPFQTLWTRVAGAFAVTGLVIGAGGSLLAIRKFLQV; translated from the coding sequence ATGAGACAGTTTAACATGGGTTATCACCTGCGGGAGGGATTCCGCAGCATCTTTACCCACGGCCTCATGTCCTTTGCCGCCGTGTGTATGATTCTGGCCTGCCTCATCATCATGGGCTCCTTCTCCCTGGTGGCCATCAATATCGACAATACCCTGGGCCGGTATGAGGCGGAGAACGAATTCATCGCCTACATAGACGAGACCCTTGCCGAGGACGAGGCCCGGGCGCTCCAGAGCAAGCTGGAGGCCATCCCCAACGTGTCCTCCGTCACTTTTATGACAGCAGGGGAGGCGCTGGAGCGCTACACCGAGCGCTATACCGACAGCGAGACCCGGGAGCTCTTCGACGGCATGGACGACTCGGTGCTCCGCCACCGCTACCGCATCCATGTGGACGACCTGGAGCAGATGGGGGAGACGGTCCGCCAGGTGGAGGCCGTCTCCGGCGTGGCCAAGGTCCAGTGGGAGCAGGCCATCTCAGACGGCTTTGTGGCCCTGCGCAACGTGGCCAGCGCCGTGGCCTTCATTCTCATCGCCATGCTGCTGGTCATCTCCCTGTTCATCATCGCCAACACCATCAAACTGGCCACCTTCCACCGGCGGGAGGAGATCGCCATCATGAAGATGTGCGGCGCCACCAACTGGTTTGTCCGCTGGCCCTTTATCTTTGAGGGCATGCTGCTGGGCCTGATGGGGGCCATCCTGGCCTTTTTCCTCCAGTGGGGGCTCTACACCATCATCGTGCAGGCCATCGACGGTTTCGGCGGGCTCCAGCTCGTGGCCATCATTCCCTTCCAGACCTTGTGGACCCGCGTGGCGGGGGCCTTCGCGGTCACCGGACTGGTCATCGGAGCCGGCGGTTCTCTGCTGGCCATCCGCAAATTCCTGCAGGTTTAA
- a CDS encoding murein hydrolase activator EnvC family protein → MANPKQNRQKKPRKDWRRVVVAALAAFLALMMLLPMFTMVLEAAQAADTSELEQQIREYQKQQADLAAQIKDLDRQLKSIAGDKAQALEQKRLLDRQISAKVQEIQSTESIIAQYDALIADEQAKLEDTQAKEEIQYELFCKRVRAMEEAGTVSYWSILFDSADFADLLDRATFVSEIMEADNKIMDDLAALRKSIEAQKAELETSRADQQTQRDALVAQKKELDAKEADAAALVQKIQSQESEYQSSRDALKREEEEVEAQIIKKQKEIQAKIAAGQISFDPGTGWQWPVPGRYKITSTFGPRIHPITGLPGNHTGTDVAAPKGTAILAARGGVVTISTYNNSYGNYVVVQHDNGIATLYAHMSSRAVSEGQIVTQGQTLGYVGSTGSSTGNHLHLEFRVNGKRQDALNYYPNLSFTYS, encoded by the coding sequence GTGGCAAATCCCAAGCAGAACCGGCAAAAAAAGCCCCGCAAGGACTGGCGCAGGGTTGTGGTGGCCGCGCTAGCGGCTTTCCTGGCCCTGATGATGCTCCTGCCCATGTTCACCATGGTGCTGGAGGCCGCCCAGGCGGCCGACACCTCTGAGCTGGAGCAGCAGATCAGGGAATACCAGAAGCAGCAGGCTGACCTGGCCGCCCAAATCAAGGACCTGGACCGGCAGCTCAAATCCATCGCCGGAGACAAGGCCCAGGCCCTGGAGCAGAAACGCCTGCTGGACCGGCAGATTTCCGCCAAGGTCCAGGAGATTCAGAGCACCGAGTCCATCATTGCCCAGTACGACGCCCTCATTGCGGATGAGCAGGCCAAGCTGGAGGATACCCAGGCCAAGGAAGAGATCCAGTACGAGCTGTTCTGCAAGCGGGTGCGGGCCATGGAGGAGGCGGGAACGGTCTCCTACTGGTCCATCCTCTTTGACTCGGCCGACTTCGCCGACCTGCTGGACCGGGCCACCTTTGTCAGTGAGATCATGGAGGCCGACAACAAGATCATGGACGATCTGGCCGCCCTGCGCAAGAGCATCGAGGCGCAGAAGGCCGAGCTGGAGACCAGCCGGGCCGACCAGCAGACCCAGCGGGACGCGCTGGTGGCACAGAAGAAGGAGCTGGATGCCAAGGAGGCGGACGCCGCCGCCCTGGTCCAGAAGATTCAGAGCCAGGAGTCGGAGTACCAGTCCAGCCGGGACGCCCTGAAGCGGGAAGAGGAAGAAGTCGAAGCCCAGATCATCAAAAAGCAGAAGGAGATCCAGGCCAAGATCGCCGCGGGGCAGATCAGCTTCGACCCGGGCACCGGCTGGCAGTGGCCGGTCCCCGGACGCTATAAGATCACCTCCACCTTCGGCCCCCGCATCCACCCCATTACCGGCCTGCCGGGCAACCACACCGGCACCGACGTCGCCGCGCCCAAGGGCACGGCCATCCTCGCCGCCCGGGGCGGTGTGGTGACCATCTCCACCTACAACAACTCCTATGGCAACTATGTGGTGGTCCAGCATGACAACGGCATCGCCACCCTGTACGCCCATATGAGCTCCCGCGCCGTCAGCGAGGGCCAGATCGTCACTCAGGGCCAGACGTTAGGGTATGTGGGCTCCACCGGCAGCTCTACCGGCAACCATCTGCATCTGGAGTTCCGGGTCAACGGCAAGCGCCAGGATGCGCTGAACTACTATCCCAACCTCAGCTTTACCTACAGTTAA
- a CDS encoding S41 family peptidase, which yields MKTKRFSGWSLLVTALLSLLLTLALAFGALWALIGPEGLSMAEAMVLINARFVGDHDIGKAADAAMDGLITGLGDRWSYYVDAKGYENLKNSKDNAYVGIGVTVSYPEGEEGLYVEAVAENGPAAAAGLRPGDTILAVGEVRLAGEDRNRGTELIQGEAGTQVELLLRGGGGEERTVSVTRGRVEEHPVSYALLADGTGLITIQNFNSRCADEAIAAVDDLREQGAERLVFDVRNNGGGFLDELTRLLDYLLPEGPIFRSQTKAGRETVVSSDAGCVEMPMAVLVNENTYSAAELFAAELQEWDWGEVVGVQTFGKGFSQQTFPLLNGGAVNLSTAKYFTGQGNCLIGVGLTPDRVVELDEEQAAKLRARILDPAEDPQLQAAIAAA from the coding sequence ATGAAAACGAAACGCTTTTCCGGCTGGTCCCTCCTGGTGACCGCACTCCTGTCCCTGCTGCTCACCCTGGCGTTGGCCTTTGGGGCCCTGTGGGCGCTCATCGGACCGGAGGGCCTCAGCATGGCCGAGGCCATGGTGCTCATCAACGCCCGGTTCGTGGGGGACCATGACATCGGGAAGGCGGCCGACGCCGCCATGGACGGGCTCATCACGGGCCTGGGGGACCGTTGGTCCTATTACGTGGACGCGAAGGGCTATGAAAACCTGAAAAACAGCAAGGACAACGCCTATGTGGGCATCGGCGTCACCGTGTCCTACCCGGAGGGGGAGGAGGGGCTGTATGTGGAAGCAGTGGCCGAGAACGGGCCTGCGGCGGCGGCCGGCCTCCGGCCCGGGGACACCATCCTGGCCGTGGGGGAGGTCCGCCTGGCCGGCGAAGACCGGAACCGGGGCACGGAGCTCATCCAGGGAGAGGCCGGGACACAGGTGGAACTGCTGCTCCGGGGGGGCGGCGGGGAGGAGCGGACGGTGTCCGTCACCCGGGGCCGGGTGGAGGAGCACCCGGTGAGCTATGCGCTCCTGGCGGACGGCACCGGGCTCATTACCATCCAAAACTTCAACAGCCGCTGTGCCGACGAGGCCATCGCCGCGGTGGACGACCTGCGGGAACAGGGGGCGGAACGGCTGGTATTCGACGTGCGCAACAATGGCGGCGGCTTTTTGGACGAGCTGACCAGGCTGCTGGACTACCTGCTGCCCGAGGGCCCCATCTTCCGCAGCCAGACCAAGGCCGGGCGGGAGACGGTGGTGAGCTCCGACGCCGGCTGCGTGGAGATGCCCATGGCGGTGCTGGTCAACGAGAACACCTACAGCGCCGCCGAGCTCTTTGCCGCCGAGCTCCAGGAGTGGGACTGGGGCGAGGTGGTGGGGGTACAGACCTTCGGCAAGGGCTTCTCCCAGCAGACCTTCCCCCTCCTCAACGGAGGCGCGGTCAATCTCTCTACCGCCAAGTATTTCACCGGCCAGGGCAACTGCCTCATCGGGGTGGGGCTCACCCCGGACCGGGTGGTGGAGCTGGATGAGGAGCAGGCGGCGAAGCTGCGGGCCCGCATTCTGGACCCGGCGGAGGACCCCCAGCTCCAGGCGGCCATCGCAGCCGCTTAG
- a CDS encoding YibE/F family protein gives MSLLHNQERLRYYAPVVVCLVLIALLLALPTGFEGALIYQGADRCAARVLSTDDSAILDTGLVRSGEQVCTLELLGGKFRGRTVQGHNLLNGSLEQDKIFAPGDRALVVISYRGDEILTVTMTDHYRLDKESALAAAFALLLILFAGKTGLRAIASFMLTILMLWKVLIPLYLKGYNPILVGLAVTLVLTVLILSLVYGFDRRAAAAVSGAALGVLVTCLLGAVCTDLFQIHGAVMSGSESLLYAGYQGLDLTQIFMASIFVGSSGAVMDLSVDITSAVREVVAKKPGIGWREATASGLNVGRAAMGTMTTTLLLAYSGGYVALLMVFMAQGTPVWNILNYKYVAAEIIDTIVGSFGLVTVAPFTALTSGFLLARGRA, from the coding sequence ATGTCCCTGCTGCACAATCAGGAGCGTCTGCGCTATTACGCCCCGGTAGTTGTCTGCCTGGTCCTCATCGCCCTGCTGCTGGCCCTGCCCACCGGGTTTGAAGGGGCCCTCATCTATCAGGGGGCCGACCGCTGCGCCGCACGGGTACTCTCCACCGACGACAGCGCCATCCTCGACACCGGTCTGGTCCGCTCCGGCGAGCAGGTGTGCACCCTGGAGCTGCTGGGCGGCAAATTTCGGGGCCGGACCGTCCAGGGCCACAACCTGCTCAACGGCTCGCTGGAACAGGACAAGATCTTTGCCCCCGGTGACCGGGCCCTGGTGGTCATCAGCTACCGGGGGGACGAGATCCTGACCGTCACCATGACCGACCACTACCGGCTGGACAAGGAGTCCGCCCTGGCCGCCGCCTTCGCCCTGCTGCTCATTCTCTTCGCGGGCAAGACCGGTCTGCGGGCCATTGCCTCCTTTATGCTCACCATTCTGATGCTGTGGAAGGTGCTCATCCCCCTCTACCTCAAGGGTTACAATCCCATCCTCGTCGGGCTGGCCGTTACGCTGGTGCTGACGGTGCTCATTCTCTCTCTGGTCTATGGCTTCGACCGGCGGGCGGCCGCTGCCGTCTCCGGGGCCGCCCTGGGCGTGCTGGTAACCTGCCTGCTGGGGGCGGTCTGCACCGATCTCTTCCAGATCCACGGCGCCGTCATGTCCGGCTCAGAGAGCCTGCTCTACGCCGGATACCAAGGCCTGGACCTGACTCAGATCTTTATGGCCTCCATTTTTGTAGGCTCCTCCGGGGCGGTGATGGATCTGAGCGTAGACATCACCTCGGCGGTACGGGAGGTGGTGGCAAAAAAGCCGGGCATTGGCTGGCGGGAGGCCACCGCCTCCGGTCTAAATGTGGGCCGGGCCGCCATGGGCACCATGACTACCACCCTGCTGCTGGCCTACTCCGGCGGCTATGTGGCCCTGCTGATGGTCTTTATGGCCCAGGGCACCCCTGTGTGGAACATCCTCAACTACAAATATGTGGCCGCCGAAATCATCGACACCATTGTGGGCTCCTTCGGCCTGGTAACGGTGGCCCCCTTCACCGCCCTCACCAGCGGCTTTCTTCTCGCCCGGGGCCGGGCGTGA
- a CDS encoding alkaline phosphatase: protein MNFKRSLSLTLAALSLTGTLAACSANASAPQSQPPAVPAVSPLASVQTQEAKIPKYVFLFIGDGMSYPQFQAASDYLGALADTGSDDILDGNVPLTFMNFPVAGSAVTYDSSSFCPDSASTATSLSTGYKTYSGTINMDETATVSYETISEKLHAQLGWKVGVISSVNLNHATPAAFYAHQAKRSNYYEIGQELVASNFEYFAGGGLLKPTGPDKDKTSLYDLAADAGYKVVMTQAEAEAVTSADGKVLIIDEHLADSDAFAYENDRADGNWALSDYVKKGIEVLDNDTGFFLMVEGGKIDWACHANDAGSTIADTIALSDAVDEAVAFAQQHPDETLILVTGDHETGGLTIGYAGTDYDTFLTNLEHQKISYAKFDSDYVAKYKENNTSFDEVMKDVTALFGLKTEGAEDDTLVLTAYELDKLKAAYEATMDAGRADADPANQAEYVLYGSYEPLSVTITHILNNKSGVNFASYAHTGLPVAVFAQGSGQDLFEGFYDNTQVYHKLAGLLGVK, encoded by the coding sequence ATGAATTTCAAGCGTTCCCTGTCCCTCACGCTGGCCGCCCTGTCCCTCACCGGGACCCTGGCCGCCTGCAGCGCCAACGCCTCGGCTCCGCAGAGCCAGCCGCCGGCCGTACCCGCCGTCTCCCCCCTGGCCAGTGTCCAGACCCAAGAAGCCAAGATCCCCAAGTATGTCTTTCTGTTCATCGGCGACGGCATGAGCTACCCTCAGTTCCAGGCCGCCTCCGACTATCTGGGCGCTCTGGCCGACACCGGCAGTGATGACATTCTAGACGGCAATGTGCCCCTTACCTTCATGAATTTCCCCGTGGCCGGTTCTGCCGTCACCTATGACTCCAGCTCCTTCTGTCCCGACTCCGCCTCCACCGCCACCTCCCTCTCCACCGGCTATAAGACCTATTCCGGCACCATCAATATGGACGAGACCGCCACCGTGTCCTATGAGACCATCTCCGAAAAGCTCCACGCGCAGCTCGGCTGGAAGGTTGGCGTCATCTCCTCCGTCAACCTGAACCACGCCACCCCCGCCGCCTTTTACGCCCATCAGGCCAAGCGCTCCAACTACTACGAGATCGGCCAGGAGCTGGTGGCCTCCAATTTCGAGTATTTTGCCGGCGGCGGCCTGCTGAAGCCCACCGGCCCCGACAAGGACAAGACCAGCCTCTACGACCTGGCTGCCGACGCCGGCTACAAGGTGGTCATGACCCAGGCGGAGGCCGAGGCCGTCACCTCCGCCGACGGCAAGGTCCTCATCATTGACGAGCATCTGGCTGATTCCGATGCCTTTGCCTACGAAAACGACCGGGCCGACGGCAACTGGGCCCTCTCCGACTACGTCAAGAAGGGCATTGAGGTCCTGGACAACGACACCGGCTTCTTCCTGATGGTAGAGGGCGGCAAGATCGACTGGGCCTGCCACGCCAACGACGCCGGCTCCACCATTGCCGACACCATCGCCCTGTCCGACGCCGTGGACGAGGCCGTGGCCTTTGCCCAGCAACACCCCGACGAGACCCTCATTCTGGTCACCGGCGACCACGAGACCGGCGGTCTGACCATCGGCTACGCCGGCACCGACTACGATACCTTCCTCACCAATCTGGAACACCAGAAGATCTCCTACGCCAAGTTCGACAGCGACTACGTGGCCAAGTACAAGGAGAACAACACCTCCTTCGACGAGGTAATGAAGGACGTAACCGCCCTCTTTGGTCTCAAGACCGAGGGCGCGGAGGACGACACCTTGGTCCTCACCGCATATGAGCTGGACAAGCTGAAGGCCGCCTACGAGGCCACCATGGACGCCGGCCGGGCCGACGCCGACCCCGCCAATCAGGCTGAGTACGTCCTCTACGGTAGCTATGAGCCCCTGAGCGTCACCATCACCCACATCCTCAACAACAAATCCGGCGTCAATTTCGCCTCCTACGCCCACACCGGCCTGCCCGTGGCCGTCTTTGCCCAGGGCAGCGGCCAGGACCTGTTTGAGGGCTTCTACGACAACACCCAGGTCTACCACAAGCTGGCCGGCCTGCTTGGTGTAAAATAA
- the greA gene encoding transcription elongation factor GreA, with translation MAKEYKLSAERLKELQDELTYLKTVREKEVADQIKEARSFGDLSENSEYDEAKNEQGKLYSRIAEVEEILANCVVIEEDENDHNAVRLGSRITVLDLEFDEQETYEVVGSQEADPMNGRISEDSPFGRALLGKEVGEEVLVEAPAGNLHYKVLDIQKA, from the coding sequence ATGGCAAAGGAATATAAACTCAGCGCAGAGCGTTTGAAGGAGCTTCAGGACGAGCTCACTTACCTCAAGACCGTCCGCGAAAAAGAGGTAGCCGACCAGATCAAGGAGGCCCGCTCCTTCGGCGATCTGAGCGAGAACAGTGAATATGACGAGGCCAAAAACGAACAGGGTAAGCTCTACTCCCGGATTGCCGAGGTGGAGGAGATTTTGGCCAACTGTGTGGTGATCGAGGAGGACGAGAACGACCACAACGCCGTCCGTCTGGGCTCCAGGATCACCGTGCTGGACCTGGAGTTTGACGAGCAGGAGACCTATGAGGTGGTGGGTTCCCAGGAGGCCGACCCGATGAACGGCCGGATCTCGGAGGACTCCCCCTTCGGCCGGGCCCTGCTGGGCAAAGAGGTGGGGGAAGAGGTCCTGGTGGAGGCCCCCGCCGGCAACCTGCACTATAAGGTGCTGGACATTCAAAAGGCGTAA
- the lysS gene encoding lysine--tRNA ligase encodes MAEQKNAPAPQEEQSLSELLQIRRAKLKELQNAGQDPFQITKYHVTAHSADIKADFEVMEGKTVSVAGRLMSKRGMGKAVFCDMQDGKGRIQLYVRIDELGEEAFAKFKKLDIGDIVGVEGEVFKTKRGEISVKAHAVTLLSKSLRPLPEKFHGLTDKETRYRQRYVDLIMNEDVRRAFEIRTKFIKHVRSYLDARDYLEVETPVLNTISGGATARPFITHHNTLDIDMYMRIATELHLKRLVVGGFERVYEIGRIFRNEGMDPKHNPEFTSIELYEAYADFHDMMDIAEGILSSAAKEILGTYEVEWLGTKIDLTPGWPRLTMAEAVQKYVGIDFMAISDDAEAVAAARAKGIDMDGVEQTWGRALYECFDQRVEENLIQPTFITMYPVEVSPLTKRSPSDPRLTERFEFFINHSEFGNAFSELNDPIDQKGRFEHEIALREAGDDEAGMMDDDYINALEYGLPPTGGMGIGIDRCVMLLTNSDSIRDVILFPTMKPIDK; translated from the coding sequence ATGGCTGAACAGAAGAATGCCCCCGCCCCCCAGGAAGAGCAGTCCCTTTCCGAACTGCTGCAGATCCGCCGCGCCAAGCTCAAGGAGCTTCAGAACGCCGGTCAGGACCCCTTCCAGATCACCAAGTACCACGTCACCGCCCATAGCGCCGACATCAAGGCGGACTTTGAGGTCATGGAGGGCAAAACGGTCTCCGTGGCCGGCCGTCTCATGTCCAAACGCGGCATGGGTAAGGCCGTATTCTGCGATATGCAGGACGGCAAGGGCCGCATCCAGCTCTACGTCCGTATCGACGAGTTGGGCGAGGAGGCCTTCGCCAAGTTCAAAAAGCTGGACATCGGCGATATCGTGGGCGTGGAAGGCGAGGTCTTCAAGACCAAGCGGGGCGAGATTTCCGTCAAGGCCCATGCCGTCACTCTCCTGTCCAAGTCCCTGCGCCCCCTGCCTGAGAAGTTCCACGGCCTGACCGACAAGGAGACCCGCTACCGCCAGCGGTACGTGGACCTCATCATGAACGAGGATGTGCGCCGGGCCTTTGAGATCCGCACCAAGTTCATCAAGCACGTCCGGTCCTATCTGGATGCCCGGGATTACCTGGAGGTGGAGACCCCCGTCCTCAACACCATCTCCGGCGGCGCGACCGCCCGGCCCTTCATCACCCACCACAACACCCTGGACATTGATATGTATATGCGCATCGCCACCGAGCTGCACCTGAAGCGGCTGGTGGTGGGCGGCTTTGAGCGCGTATACGAGATCGGCCGCATCTTCCGCAACGAGGGCATGGACCCCAAGCACAACCCGGAGTTTACTTCCATTGAGCTCTACGAGGCCTATGCCGACTTCCACGACATGATGGACATCGCTGAGGGTATTTTGTCCTCCGCGGCCAAGGAGATTCTGGGCACCTATGAGGTGGAGTGGCTGGGCACCAAGATCGACCTGACCCCCGGCTGGCCCCGGCTGACCATGGCCGAGGCGGTCCAGAAATACGTGGGGATCGACTTTATGGCGATCTCCGACGACGCAGAGGCCGTGGCCGCTGCCCGGGCCAAGGGCATCGACATGGACGGCGTGGAGCAGACCTGGGGCCGGGCGCTGTACGAGTGCTTTGACCAGCGGGTGGAGGAGAACCTCATCCAGCCCACCTTTATTACCATGTATCCGGTGGAGGTCTCGCCCCTGACCAAGCGGTCTCCCAGCGATCCCCGCCTCACCGAGCGGTTCGAGTTTTTTATCAACCACTCCGAGTTCGGAAACGCCTTCTCCGAGCTCAACGACCCCATTGACCAGAAGGGCCGCTTTGAGCATGAGATCGCCCTGCGGGAGGCGGGAGACGACGAGGCCGGCATGATGGACGACGACTATATCAACGCCCTGGAGTACGGACTGCCTCCCACGGGCGGCATGGGTATCGGCATTGATCGCTGCGTCATGCTGCTGACCAATTCCGACTCCATCCGGGATGTGATTCTCTTCCCGACAATGAAGCCTATTGACAAGTAA